AGGTCACTATAAAGTATTTCAAAGCCTTATTAACTACTTTATTTCTTACTAGATCCATATATTTATCCAAAATTACATCAAACTCCCTTTTTATCGCTAAATATACGCTAAGATTATTATATATATTGTCATATAATAACGCAAGTTTTGGATATAATATTATTATATAATTTTTTAGGAGGTTACATATGAAAAGCATTCTTGCTACGTTACCTAGCATATTTACTTCTTTAGCCATTATAATTTCTGTTCTTATTTCCGGGATTATCCTTAAATTCATTATATATCCCAGTATGGATGAAACAAAATTTAGGACAGAAAAAAATATATCCCTTTCTATGGGATGGATATATATAATTTTATCTATTCTGCTTTTTTTTCTGTCTTTTGTGATATAAATAAAGCAGACAATATTTTCATTATATACTGGTCCTAAATATCATTTTATAAGACCAATTCTTCTCACTTTTGCATGTACTTTTATATTCAATTCTATAGAATTACGATATATTTCATCCCAGCGTGGTTTTATTTGATCCCATGCTTCCGGATAGTAATTTGCTACTTTATGATCCAGCTCAAATATATCAGCTTGGTATTTATCATGAATATTATTAAATACCCTCATACATATGTTTTTGACCTCCTTTTCGGTCTGCCTTTCTACTTCATGCATAAATTTTTGATCAAATGATGAAAAATGCACTCCTTCAATGGCAGCTATATCCTCTTCTATGTCTATCGTTATATCAAAATATATTTTATCATCTTTTATAGCAGGTATTGTTTTAGTTTTACTGGACATTATTTGAACAGATACCTGGCCTGCATTTTTATTAAACATAGGTAAATTTAGATTGCCTGAGACTTTTTCATTTCTTAGCATTTTTATAGCTATAATATCCCGTGGTTCCAACCAGCCTATCAAATTTCCCTTTTTAAATATTCCTGCACCTTCTACAGATAATTTTCCATTTGTATTTGCTACCATTGCCATGGCAAAATCAGATGTACGTAGTATATTCTCTTCTAATAAAGCCATATTCAAAAATGAAGTTATGTTTATGCTGTTTTTACTACCATATTTGACGATACTCGCTAAATATTGGGATGTACTTTTTGTAGTCTTAGGCTTAAATTCCATTATTTTTTTGGCAGCACCTTTACTTACTAATAGTTGAGTTAACCTACGGGACTGGGGATTTCTAAAGAAAAAATCAATATGATTTGCTATACCTGCTCTAGATAATTCTTCCCCTAGTATTACTATTTGCATATGTTCGTAGTTTGGCCGCCTATCTATATAGGATATCAGCCTTTGTTCTGCATCTTTTAGATTTTTGGCGTTTATACTAAGATTTATTGTTGATTCTTCTCCATTAGCACCACCGCCACCCTCACTTCCTCCCTGCATAGCATCAGGTAATGCTATCTGATAGGTTACTACTATATTATCAGCATTCTTTGGATCTGCATCCAATGCAATACCCAATATAAATGCATTCTTTTCTATCTCTATATTATCCCAGCATCCTGTTGTTACAAAAATACATATAAAAAAAATAAGCATAAAGATCGTTACTCTTCTAAACATTTTTATCTTTCCTTTTTATGTGTTAATATGGATATTAAAAGTAATAATACTATCGTTATATTAATAGCTATACCGATAAAACCTACATATTTTAAAAATTGCCCTATTTGGTATGCATTCTGGGGTAAAAGTCCTATAAATATGATAATAGGGAATAAGACTATGACAAATGGCTTGTAGTTTATAAGACCCAACCATCGCGTAATTGATAATGTGGCCATATAATAAAAACAAGACAGGGTAATAAAAGAACCTATTATCCAAAACACCATGAAAAATATATCAAACCTTTCAGCAAATGCCCCAGGAAATTCTATGTATTTGGTCATTTCAAGTGTTGGATACATAGATAGTGCATTGGAATCTATCCCAAATACACCTACTGAGACTATTACCAATGCACTAAATAATATTATGGGAATAGTTATGCCATACAGACTATACTTCAATACTTTTTCTTGATCAAACATAAATGGATATATAAATAGGATGATTTCATATCCTAAGAAGGCGGGAGCTATATGTGGAATTGACTGGACTATGGATATAATATCATTATTTATAATACTATGAACCCTCTCTGGTGCAAAATTTTTTATTGACAAAAGAATAACTAGGCTTAATACCAATACTACCAACGGTGAAAATGATTCACATACCTTTGCTAGTGAACTTATACCATTTAACACTAAATACATACTTGTAAGCAACATAGTGATCATTATAAACTCTAAGGGGGTATCCTTTAATAATATCCCTTTCACTGCACTTGCAAAGCTACGTAGTATGGTACCACTTGTAAATAAAAAATAAAATATGAAAACTAAACCTAATATCCTACCTAAAAAATTTCCTGCTATTTTAGACCCATACTCTATTATGGTATCATTTGGGAACCTTTTACCTAAAGCAACCATTACTATAAGAAAAACACAAGCAAGTATCCCTGTTGTTATTGTTGCCAGTATAGGATTTTGAGGGGCAATTTGTGACGCTAATCGTGGTAGATGCAAACCTGTAACTCCCAATATGGCAGATGATATTAAAAACGTTATTTCTATATTGGACAATCTGTCAGGCCTCTGTTGCAAAACTTATACCTCCCTAATGCAAAATCTCATTGATCTTGTCTATCCATGTCTACAGGAAGTAGAGATATGGGACGCCTCTTTTCAGTTTGTATAGGTGGTCTTATTAAAAAGTCCTTCATATCTTCGTATCGTATCGGTGCGCGGGGAGTCATATAATCCATACCAAAACTCTTTAAAGTGACCATGTGAATATTTATTGTTAAAAAAGACAGTATAACACCGTATATTCCCGATATAGCTGCAGCGACCATAACAGGAAATCTCAATAGCCTAAGAGTTATGGATACGCTATAGGTAGGAATAGCAAATGATGCTATTGCTGTTATTGCTACTACTATTACCATTATAGGACTTGTTATGCCTGCCCTAACAGAAGCATCTCCTATAATAATACCCCCTACAATGCCTATAGTGGAACCAATTGGTTTGGGGAGACGTGCTCCCGCCTCCCTCAAAAGCTCAAATGTAATCTCCATAAGTGTTGCCTCTATAAACACCGGAAAAGGTACTGTGGCTCTTGTCGCTGCTATAGATATTGCCAGACTAGTAGGAATAAAACCTGGATGAAACGAGGTAACAGCTATATATATACTAGGAGTAAATATAGTTAAGAAGTATGCCACCCAACGCATTACTCGCATAATGGATGAAAACATCCATTTTTCAAAATAATCATCGGGACTTTGGAGAAATTGATAAAAACTTACCGGTACTATAAGTGCATATGGACTATTATCAACTAATATGGCTATTCGACCCTCAACTATATTTGCAATTGTTTTGTCAGGTCTTTCGGTGACCTGTACCTGAGGAAAAGGTGTTATATAACTATCCTGTATAAGTTGTTCTACTTGACCTGCATCTAAAATAGCATCTATATCTATGGAATTTAATCGTCTCTCTACTTCCTCAACAAGTCCTGGATTAACGATGCCTTTTATATATGCATATGCTACATCTGTTTTACTTCTGCGTCCCAACTGTATAGTTTTTATAGTAAAATTGGGATCTTTACATCGTCTTCTAAGCAATGCAGTATTAAATCTTAAAGTCTCAGAAAAACCTTCATGTGAACCCCTTATAACAGTTTCTGCCTGGGGCTCGCTTATCCCGCGAGTAGGCCAACCCCTAGCGCTTACTATGAGTAATTTAGATGATCCATCTATTATTACTGCCACATCACCTGATAAAACTCCCAGTACGCCTTCATCTAAGCTATCTGCCTCCTTTATATCACCAATAGTAACTGCATATGCCTTTATTTCATCAAATGCATTTTTTATATCTATAGTCCTCTGAGTATTGGTCTCCAATATAGATATTTGATAAGTAAGGGATTTTAATATCTGATTGCTAACAGTTGTTTTATCTATAAGACCATCAATATATACAATAGCACATGGAATCCGATTTATCCCTATATAAAATTCTCTAAATACTGCATCAGTACTATCTTCCAAAAACGCCTTAAACTTCTCAAGATTTTCTTGCATATTTGATGATAATATTATATCGACCTTTTCTTCTGCTTTAAGCTGACTTTTTAAATTATTCTTATCTATAGCTTCAGCATTCTTGGGATTTTTCATATTCGACAAAGCAGCCCTCTCCTTAGAAACTCATAAAATGATCTAACACTGTATATGCTGTACAGAAAAAATGAAGTTTATACATAAACTTCATTTTTTACTAGACGAATATAATTTTAAAATTGAAGATCAATAAATTATCTTTATTTTTTTGAGATGCCATCTTTATCTTTTAAGCCATTCAAATAGCTAATCAAATCTGAAGCTTCTTGTTTTGTTAGCAATCTGCTATCTTTTTTATCATATCTTTTTTGTATTATATCGTGCATTTCCTCATCTGTAAGGCCTAATGAGTTATATATGGCAAACAACGCTTTTTTTTGCGGCTCAGTTATAGAGTTGTCTTCTGCCCTATGCACAATTGGGCTATCGACTATACGCTCCCCTTCATCCAATTCTGGAGCAAACTGAGTACCATATCCCAATGAAGCTAGCGCCCTGCCATATGCTTTTGTATATGCCTTTTCTATATAATCCTTAAAATCTTCCCCCGTCTCCGAACCCACCCCTATTTCCACATTACCTTTACTATCGGTTACCTCCAACTCAAAATAAGCAAACCTATTATTAACATCTATTATCTTATCTTTTACTATAGTTTTTGTTCCTTCACTATTTTGTTCTCTAAACCATACCATCCTCCATTTGACTTCTAAATAATCTGAATAAGTGGTCTCCCAACTACTAGTTTTAGGATTTTTTCTCCTTACCGGCAGCTGAGTTATGTGTTCTTCAATATTAAAATTAGGCATAAAAATCACATCCAATATCTTTTAGTACTTAGTATGTGTAGATTTCATTAAAAATTACTATGTTTATTTTCCCATTCTAGAGCATATATATAAAAAAAGCTATATCATTGAAGATATAACTTTTTCAAACGATTATTTGGCTAGTCTAGTTCTTTGACAAAAGCCTCTATTCTATCCATTCCTTTTATAATGTTATCCATCGATGTTGCATATGACAATCTTACCGCACTATCTATACCAAATGCTATACCGGGCACTACTGCAACATTTTGGGCATCCAACAATAGATTGCTAAATGAAGTTGAGCCTGTTATTGTTTTACCTTTATAGTTTTTGCCTATCAACTGACTAACATCAAGCATTATATAAAAAGCACCCTTTGGCATAACGGTAGAAAGCCCAACTATACTATTAATTCTGTTATATATATATTTCCGCCTTTTATCAAACTCCGAAACAGCTTTTTTTACCGATTCCTTTGGCCCTTTCAATGCAGTGATACTTGCATACTGAGCAATAGAGTTTGGATTCGATGTAGAATGACTTTGTATATTTGACATTACAGATATTATATCTTCCCTTCCTGCTACATAACCAATACGCCACCCTGTCATCGCAAAAGATTTTGAAAGCCCATTGACCACCAATGTTTGATCTTTAATTTGTGAATTCAATGATGCAATACTAATATGCTTTGTTCCATCATATAAAATCTCTTCGTATATCTCATCAGATACTACAAAAAATTTATTTTTAACTGCCAAATCAGCAATCATCTTTAATTCATCAATTTTATACACCGATCCCGTGGGATTATTAGGGCTATTTAGTATCATAGCCTTTGTATGGGATGTAATTACAGATGTTAAATCATCATAATTTACTTTAAACTGATCTTCTTTTTTAGTCTCTACAAATACTGGTATTCCTCCAGCCATCTTTACCATTTCGGGATAGCTAAGCCAATATGGAGAAGGAATAATCACCTCATCTCCTGGATTTAAAATAGCTTGAAATATATTATATAAGGCATGTTTCGCCCCATTGCATACTATTATTTGTTTTGAATTATAATCTAGACTATTATCTTTTTTGAATTTATTGCATATTGCTTCCTTAAGTTCTAGTACTCCTGATGCAGGAGTATATCTAGTTTTACCCTCATCCAAAGCTTTTTTTGCCGCATCTATAATGAAAGAGGGGGTGTCAAAGTCAGGTTCCCCTGCACCAAATCCTACAACATCTATCCCATC
This region of Xylanivirga thermophila genomic DNA includes:
- a CDS encoding Ger(x)C family spore germination protein, translated to MLIFFICIFVTTGCWDNIEIEKNAFILGIALDADPKNADNIVVTYQIALPDAMQGGSEGGGGANGEESTINLSINAKNLKDAEQRLISYIDRRPNYEHMQIVILGEELSRAGIANHIDFFFRNPQSRRLTQLLVSKGAAKKIMEFKPKTTKSTSQYLASIVKYGSKNSINITSFLNMALLEENILRTSDFAMAMVANTNGKLSVEGAGIFKKGNLIGWLEPRDIIAIKMLRNEKVSGNLNLPMFNKNAGQVSVQIMSSKTKTIPAIKDDKIYFDITIDIEEDIAAIEGVHFSSFDQKFMHEVERQTEKEVKNICMRVFNNIHDKYQADIFELDHKVANYYPEAWDQIKPRWDEIYRNSIELNIKVHAKVRRIGLIK
- a CDS encoding GerAB/ArcD/ProY family transporter; the encoded protein is MQQRPDRLSNIEITFLISSAILGVTGLHLPRLASQIAPQNPILATITTGILACVFLIVMVALGKRFPNDTIIEYGSKIAGNFLGRILGLVFIFYFLFTSGTILRSFASAVKGILLKDTPLEFIMITMLLTSMYLVLNGISSLAKVCESFSPLVVLVLSLVILLSIKNFAPERVHSIINNDIISIVQSIPHIAPAFLGYEIILFIYPFMFDQEKVLKYSLYGITIPIILFSALVIVSVGVFGIDSNALSMYPTLEMTKYIEFPGAFAERFDIFFMVFWIIGSFITLSCFYYMATLSITRWLGLINYKPFVIVLFPIIIFIGLLPQNAYQIGQFLKYVGFIGIAINITIVLLLLISILTHKKER
- a CDS encoding spore germination protein, coding for MKNPKNAEAIDKNNLKSQLKAEEKVDIILSSNMQENLEKFKAFLEDSTDAVFREFYIGINRIPCAIVYIDGLIDKTTVSNQILKSLTYQISILETNTQRTIDIKNAFDEIKAYAVTIGDIKEADSLDEGVLGVLSGDVAVIIDGSSKLLIVSARGWPTRGISEPQAETVIRGSHEGFSETLRFNTALLRRRCKDPNFTIKTIQLGRRSKTDVAYAYIKGIVNPGLVEEVERRLNSIDIDAILDAGQVEQLIQDSYITPFPQVQVTERPDKTIANIVEGRIAILVDNSPYALIVPVSFYQFLQSPDDYFEKWMFSSIMRVMRWVAYFLTIFTPSIYIAVTSFHPGFIPTSLAISIAATRATVPFPVFIEATLMEITFELLREAGARLPKPIGSTIGIVGGIIIGDASVRAGITSPIMVIVVAITAIASFAIPTYSVSITLRLLRFPVMVAAAISGIYGVILSFLTINIHMVTLKSFGMDYMTPRAPIRYEDMKDFLIRPPIQTEKRRPISLLPVDMDRQDQ
- a CDS encoding pyridoxal phosphate-dependent aminotransferase; translation: MELSRNAMKITASATLEIDSKAKKMKADGIDVVGFGAGEPDFDTPSFIIDAAKKALDEGKTRYTPASGVLELKEAICNKFKKDNSLDYNSKQIIVCNGAKHALYNIFQAILNPGDEVIIPSPYWLSYPEMVKMAGGIPVFVETKKEDQFKVNYDDLTSVITSHTKAMILNSPNNPTGSVYKIDELKMIADLAVKNKFFVVSDEIYEEILYDGTKHISIASLNSQIKDQTLVVNGLSKSFAMTGWRIGYVAGREDIISVMSNIQSHSTSNPNSIAQYASITALKGPKESVKKAVSEFDKRRKYIYNRINSIVGLSTVMPKGAFYIMLDVSQLIGKNYKGKTITGSTSFSNLLLDAQNVAVVPGIAFGIDSAVRLSYATSMDNIIKGMDRIEAFVKELD